Proteins found in one Kangiella sediminilitoris genomic segment:
- a CDS encoding transposase, which produces MTVARSRLIDIHSTPYYHITCRCVRRAFLCGVDSYTGKDYEHRRSWIEDKLFDLTSVFAIDVAAYAVMSNHYHLVLRIDNEQAQSWSTREVLERWARLFNGSMMAQRYLAGALLGEAELEVLSELVEDYRERLMSISWLMRILNESIARQANREDNCSGKFFEGRFKSQALLDEAALLSCMAYVDLNPVRAKMATTPEASDYTSIQARIQQDVEKALLPFIGNERQEQPKGIAFDLTDYLELVDWSGRAIRHNKRGSIPAKLPPILERLNLSEDDWLLQAQHFEKRFKRAAGHWYNLSQLAHRLGQHWLHGKSFKPKTT; this is translated from the coding sequence ATGACTGTGGCTCGTAGCCGTTTAATTGATATTCACTCAACACCCTATTACCACATTACCTGCCGTTGTGTACGCCGTGCTTTCCTGTGCGGGGTTGATAGCTATACGGGCAAGGATTATGAGCACCGCCGTAGCTGGATTGAGGATAAGCTGTTTGATTTAACCTCGGTTTTTGCGATTGATGTAGCCGCCTATGCCGTTATGAGCAATCACTATCATCTGGTGTTACGTATTGACAATGAGCAAGCTCAGAGCTGGTCGACACGCGAGGTGTTGGAGCGTTGGGCACGGCTGTTTAACGGCAGCATGATGGCGCAACGCTATCTAGCAGGTGCACTCTTAGGTGAGGCCGAGCTTGAGGTGCTCAGTGAGCTGGTAGAGGATTACCGAGAGCGCCTGATGAGTATCAGCTGGCTAATGCGTATTCTCAATGAATCCATCGCAAGGCAGGCTAATCGAGAGGACAACTGCTCGGGTAAGTTCTTTGAGGGGCGCTTTAAGTCGCAAGCTCTGCTGGATGAAGCAGCCCTACTGTCGTGTATGGCGTACGTCGATTTGAATCCGGTTAGGGCTAAGATGGCCACCACGCCCGAGGCTTCGGATTACACCTCCATTCAGGCACGCATCCAGCAGGATGTAGAGAAAGCCTTATTACCCTTTATCGGCAACGAGCGACAAGAGCAACCCAAAGGCATCGCCTTTGACTTAACCGACTACTTGGAACTGGTCGACTGGTCGGGACGCGCCATTCGGCACAATAAGCGAGGCAGCATTCCCGCTAAACTGCCGCCAATACTCGAACGCCTAAACCTCTCCGAGGATGACTGGTTATTGCAAGCCCAGCACTTCGAGAAGCGATTTAAGCGCGCTGCGGGACATTGGTACAATTTAAGTCAGCTCGCTCACCGGCTCGGGCAACACTGGTTACACGGTAAGTCCTTCAAACCCAAAACCACGTAA